The following proteins are co-located in the Gemmatimonadota bacterium genome:
- a CDS encoding hydantoinase B/oxoprolinase family protein, which translates to AAGGAMRSIPAEMIERECPVMLDGFGFLPDTGGPGQYRGALSVYRKWRFLGDGRVMLRTCRVKSVPYGLAGGKDGTPFAARLRSGEVETPLPHEMLIDTAVRSGETLLHVQPGAGGYGDPLSRDPRLVLDDVLDEKISAAYAEREYGVAIDQSTEQVDWQRTTQLRATLRSELRT; encoded by the coding sequence GCTGCCGGCGGCGCCATGCGCAGCATTCCAGCGGAAATGATCGAGCGCGAATGTCCGGTCATGCTGGACGGCTTTGGCTTTTTGCCGGATACCGGCGGTCCGGGTCAATACCGCGGGGCCCTGTCCGTGTACCGGAAATGGCGCTTTCTGGGCGACGGCCGGGTAATGCTCCGAACCTGTCGAGTCAAATCCGTTCCGTATGGCCTGGCCGGTGGAAAAGACGGCACCCCGTTTGCTGCCAGGCTGCGCTCCGGCGAGGTAGAAACCCCACTCCCACACGAAATGCTCATCGATACCGCAGTACGATCCGGAGAAACCCTGCTGCATGTCCAACCGGGTGCGGGCGGTTATGGCGACCCGCTCTCGCGTGACCCCCGGCTCGTCCTGGACGATGTGTTGGACGAGAAAATCTCAGCCGCGTACGCCGAGCGGGAATACGGGGTCGCCATTGACCAGAGCACGGAGCAGGTTGACTGGCAGCGGACGACGCAACTTCGGGCAACACTGCGGTCCGAGCTGAGGACCTGA